The segment GCGACGACTGCCAGGGCGACGAGCAGGATCGAGCGTTTGATATCCATGGTTACTCGGCCATCGAAGAGGAATTGGAAGTTTTGGGAGGAGGAACCGGGTCGTAACCGCCGGGGTTCCAGGGATGGCAACGCCCCAACCGGCATAGCGCAAGCCATCCACCACGCATGAGGCCATGTTGTTCGATGGCTTCGAGTGCGTAACAGGAGCAAGTGGGATAGAAGCGACAGTGGCTGGCCATCATCGGGCTGATGGCATAGCGATAGAGCTTGATGGGGGCGGTGGCCAATTTACGCATTGGAGTCATTGGCTTTATCCGCTCCGTCAGCGGCTCGCGATTGCTGCTTGAGCAGCTTGCGCCAGAGCTTGGCGAACTGCCGGGCCAACTCCTGATTATCCAGGTCGGCGAGCCCCTTGCGAGCGACGATGACCAGATCCCAGCCACTCAGCTCGGCCTGATGAAGGCGAAAGCTTTCCCGAATCTGGCGTTTGATGCGATTGCGTTCGACCGAGAGTTTGACACTCTTCTTGCCGATCACCAGACCCAGTCGAGGAAACGCAAGATCGTTCCCCCGGGCCAGCAGCAGAACGTTGTGACCCGTTGCCTTGCCGGTGGAGGAGTCGAAGACCGCTTTGAACTGGTCGGGACG is part of the Stutzerimonas balearica DSM 6083 genome and harbors:
- the rnpA gene encoding ribonuclease P protein component, which translates into the protein MSRGFGREKRLLRPDQFKAVFDSSTGKATGHNVLLLARGNDLAFPRLGLVIGKKSVKLSVERNRIKRQIRESFRLHQAELSGWDLVIVARKGLADLDNQELARQFAKLWRKLLKQQSRAADGADKANDSNA
- the yidD gene encoding membrane protein insertion efficiency factor YidD, which translates into the protein MRKLATAPIKLYRYAISPMMASHCRFYPTCSCYALEAIEQHGLMRGGWLALCRLGRCHPWNPGGYDPVPPPKTSNSSSMAE